One window of the Eucalyptus grandis isolate ANBG69807.140 chromosome 6, ASM1654582v1, whole genome shotgun sequence genome contains the following:
- the LOC104429885 gene encoding pentatricopeptide repeat-containing protein At1g77360, mitochondrial-like, with protein MPRINTGFSLRWKVWGRMYSSSESVRDISESLRKISKIMMSTPALALDTALDQSGIRVSPDIVEDVLKRFENAGMLAYRFFEWAGRQRNYSHSVRAYHIMIKSLAKIRQYQIVWDVVNAMRNKSMLNVETFCIIMRKYARAQKVDESVYTFNVMEKYDMPPNLATFNGLLSALCKAKNVRKAQKIFDSMKQQYVPDSKTYSILLEGWGKAPNLPKVRETFREMVSAGCDPDIVTHGIMVDILCKAGRVDEAVGIVKEMDSTACQPTSFIYSVLLHTYGIENRIEDAVGTFLEMERNGIEADVVAYNSLISAFCKVNKFKNVKRVLSEMESRGVNPNSRTCNIILTNLINSGETDEAYSFFRRLIKVCEPDADTYTMMIKMLCWRDELEMALKVWKYKNSKRFIPSMHTYSALIIGLCEKGNSPRACVLLEEMMEKGIHPSRMTFGRVRQLLIMEGREDVLKFLQEKMNLLVKEPLCD; from the coding sequence ATGCCAAGAATCAACACTGGGTTTTCCTTGAGATGGAAAGTGTGGGGAAGAATGTATAGTTCAAGTGAATCAGTAAGAGACATTTCAGAATCATTGAGAAAGATAAGTAAAATTATGATGTCCACACCAGCATTGGCCCTTGATACTGCCCTTGACCAAAGTGGCATCAGGGTGTCCCCGGATATAGTGGAGGATGTCCTTAAGAGATTCGAAAATGCAGGTATGTTGGCTTATAGATTCTTTGAATGGGCTGGGAGGCAAAGAAATTACTCGCACAGTGTTAGGGCTTACCATATCATGATCAAGTCTCTGGCCAAGATCAGGCAGTATCAAATTGTGTGGGATGTTGTGAATGCCATGAGGAATAAGAGCATGTTGAATGTTGAGACGTTTTGCATCATCATGCGAAAGTATGCCAGGGCCCAGAAAGTGGATGAGTCGGTATATACATTTAATGTCATGGAAAAGTATGACATGCCTCCAAATCTAGCCACATTCAATGGCCTCCTAAGTGCTTTGTGTAAGGCCAAGAATGTGAGGAAGGCTCAAAAGATCTTTGATAGTATGAAACAGCAATATGTTCCAGACTCAAAGACGTACAGTATATTGCTAGAAGGATGGGGAAAGGCTCCAAATCTGCCCAAGGTGAGAGAGACCTTCCGTGAAATGGTTAGCGCAGGCTGCGACCCTGATATAGTGACGCACGGAATTATGGTCGACATACTTTGCAAGGCCGGGAGAGTCGATGAAGCTGTTGGAATTGTCAAGGAAATGGATTCCACTGCCTGTCAGCCAACATCTTTCATTTATAGTGTTCTTCTGCATACCTATGGGATAGAAAATCGGATTGAAGATGCTGTCGGGACATTCCTAGAAATGGAAAGGAATGGAATTGAGGCTGACGTGGTAGCATACAATTCCCTGATTAGCGCCTTTTGCAAagttaacaaatttaaaaatgtgaaaaggGTGTTGAGTGAGATGGAGAGCAGGGGAGTTAATCCCAATTCAAGGACCTGCAATATTATCTTAACAAATTTGATTAATAGTGGGGAAACCGATGAAGCTTACAGCTTCTTCCGGAGATTGATCAAGGTTTGTGAGCCTGATGCAGATACCTATACGATGATGATAAAGATGTTGTGCTGGAGGGATGAACTGGAGATGGCTCTTAAGGTGTGGAAGTATAAGAACTCAAAGCGATTCATACCAAGTATGCACACTTACTCAGCACTCATAATTGGCTTATGCGAGAAGGGTAATTCACCAAGGGCATGTGTCTTATTGGAAGAGATGATGGAGAAAGGGATCCACCCATCACGTATGACTTTTGGGAGGGTAAGGCAATTGCTTATAATGGAAGGAAGAGAGGATGTGTTGAAATTTCTTCAAGAGAAAATGAACCTTTTGGTTAAAGAGCCATTATGTGATTGA
- the LOC104450534 gene encoding LOW QUALITY PROTEIN: protein translocase subunit SECA2, chloroplastic (The sequence of the model RefSeq protein was modified relative to this genomic sequence to represent the inferred CDS: inserted 2 bases in 2 codons), producing the protein MEPPECPVCLAAYDGDEAXPRVLACGHSACEACLARLPRPLPQAVRCPACTQLVKLPPQGPASLPKNIDLLRLCNPEPDRAGRDRSRRESSDDDRRVIRELFVGKTWSDQLYAAWKEWILPCDAVSVEEDRGGDQRDFCYELGGRIGRVDSGLLSMRCREKQEISLVPMASLSNGSEDGSGFRFDYVARVLTCLSSIGEEVLNELSLILRASLRRQCRVCQVYGLWGNLKDEVLYLVCERLNGQVLRVFDEVPQFDGVDGNDVNKDWVSNFAITGMEICEGVVSLHKQGLIAGCLGLSCMKIDEFGHVYIDLNEVLVLERKVARVAGKYVSDGKRIDNKELHKIFYELLESDSLLSPEVLFELLRRWDAKLDDSGSSYFIGYGSDVWVLGCMLIRLLLGAAFPGDTWNVREEDDLDFSVLYNNWLENIGSLLEKKVTSNFVSLRLVLLECFNLDPQTRPLITDVRKCIRELIVGYQCCNGAIEEEVVREDPEFHCLTFGKLCRMAWKSSDTWRKDLHGSKHAGGADIQSGKVGVDKELVEGLSEQSVRCKDLQGHLDCITGFAIGGGFLFSSSFDKTVQVWSLQDFSHIHSFRGHEHKVTAVIYADGEQQLCVSADSGSGICVWXNTFPYDGRAIKKWYEQKDWRYSGIHALAYSRNGYLYTGSGDKLIKAWSLQDCTLSCSMDGHKSVVSTMVAFDGVLYSGSWDGTVRLWCLSDHSPLAVLGEDIPGSMSPVLSITGERHFLVAVHENGSIKVWKNDVFIKSAKVHNSAIFAVSLEGKWLITGGREKTINILELSDDELQVDIRPVGSIPCGSVVTALLSWQGKIFAGCANRSAKENNGRVARTWRDFASLNYWVVRDYFRLVEAVNYLEPQMQRLTDDQLAAKTLEFRRRLGQGETLADIQSEAFAVVREAAKRKLGMRHFDVQIIGGAVLHDGSIAEMKTGEGKTLVSTLAAYLNALTGEGVHVVTVNDYLAQRDAEWMGRVHRFLGLSVGLIQKGMKSAERRRNYQCDITYTNNSELGFDYLRDNLAGNSEHLVMRWPKPFHFAIVDEVDSVLIDEGRNPLLISGEASEDAARYPVAAKVADLLMQGVHYKVELKDNSVELTEEGIELAELALETNDLWDERDPWARFVMNALKAKEFYRRDVQYIVRNGKALIINELTGRVEEKRRWSEGIHQAVEAKEGLKIQADSVVVAQITYQSLFKLYPKLSGMTGTAKTEEKEFLKMFHTPVVEVPTNLPNIRKDLPIQAFATARGKWQYAREEVEYMFRQGRPVLVGTTSVKNSEHLSDLLKEWKIPHNVLNARPKYAAREAEIVAQAGRKYAVTISTNMAGRGTDIILGGNPKMLAKEMVEDSLLSFLTQEVSELEADGDILPEKVLSKIKVGPSSLALLAKTALMAKYVRKSEGKYWTLKEARSIISESVEISQSTDIKELHRLVNEQAEMYPLGPTIAIAYLEVLKDCEVHCLNEGAEVKRLGGLHVIGTSLHESRRIDNQLRGRAGRQGDPGSTRFMVSLQDEMFQKFNFDTEWAVRLISKITNDEDIPIEGDAIVKQLLALQINAEKYFFGIRKSLVEFDEVLEVQRKHVYDLRQLMLMGDSESCSQHIYQYMQAVVDEIVISNVNPAKHPSTWSLNKLLEELFSISGKLLDGLFSGITEEALLEPLTHLDDINSVDISNFNLPNLPKPPNTFRGIHMKSASLKRWLVICSDDMAKNGRYRSAICLLRKYLGDLLIASYLDAVQESGYDYAYVKEIERAVLVKTLDCFWRDHLVNMNRLSSAVNVRSFGHRNPLEEYKIDGCRFFISMLSATRRLTVESLTRYWSSPLETQEIYMS; encoded by the exons ATGGAGCCGCCGGAGTGCCCCGTCTGCCTCGCCGCCTACGACGGCGACGAGG GTCCCCGCGTGCTCGCGTGCGGCCACAGCGCGTGCGAGGCCTGCCTCGCGCGCCTCCCCCGGCCCCTCCCGCAGGCCGTCCGGTGCCCCGCGTGCACTCAGCTCGTCAAGCTCCCGCCTCAGGGCCCCGCTTCTCTCCCCAAGAACATCGACCTCCTCCGCCTGTGTAACCCCGAGCCTGATCGCGCCGGCCGCGACCGATCGCGTCGAGAATCGTCGGACGATGATCGCCGGGTCATTCGGGAGCTGTTCGTCGGCAAGACGTGGTCCGACCAGCTCTACGCCGCGTGGAAGGAGTGGATACTCCCGTGCGACGCTGTCTCGGTTGAAGAAGATCGCGGGGGCGATCAGCGTGACTTTTGTTACGAGTTAGGAGGGAGAATTGGTCGTGTTGATTCTGGTTTGTTGTCCATGAGGTGTCGCGAGAAGCAGGAAATTAGTCTTGTTCCGATGGCGTCGTTGTCGAATGGGAGTGAGGACGGTTCGGGATTTAGGTTCGATTATGTTGCGAGGGTTTTGACTTGTTTGAGTAGTATTGGGGAGGAAGTATTGAATGAATTGTCTTTAATTTTGAGGGCGTCGTTGAGAAGACAGTGTAGAGTGTGTCAAGTTTATGGCTTGTGGGGTAATCTTAAGGATGAAGTGCTGTATTTAGTATGTGAGAGGCTCAATGGACAGGTTTTACGGGTTTTTGACGAGGTGCCGCAGTTTGATGGGGTCGATGGAAATGATGTGAATAAGGATTGGGTGTCCAATTTTGCCATTACAGGTATGGAGATTTGCGAGGGGGTAGTCAGCTTGCATAAGCAAGGGCTTATAGCTGGCTGTTTGGGTCTTTCATGTATGAAGATAGATGAATTTGGACATGTGTATATTGACTTGAATGAGGTCTTGGTGCTGGAAAGGAAGGTCGCCAGGGTTGCTGGTAAATATGTTTCTGATGGAAAAAGAATTGATAACAAAGAGCTGCATAAGATCTTTTACGAGTTACTGGAAAGTGATTCCCTCTTGAGCCCTGAGGTACTTTTTGAGCTATTGAGGAGATGGGATGCTAAATTAGATGACTCTGGCAGCTCGTATTTTATTGGGTATGGATCAGATGTCTGGGTATTGGGCTGTATGCTCATTAGGCTTCTTCTGGGTGCTGCATTCCCTGGAGACACCTGGAACgtgagagaagaagatgatttggatttttcagttttgtacaataattggttggaaaatattGGTTCTTTATTGGAGAAAAAAGTGACCTCGAATTTTGTGTCGTTGAGGCTGGTGCTCCTTGAATGTTTCAACTTGGATCCACAAACACGACCACTTATAACTGATGTGAGAAAATGCATTAGGGAACTGATTGTGGGATATCAATGTTGCAATGGGGCTATTGAGGAGGAAGTAGTTAGAGAAGATCCTGAGTTTCATTGCTTGACTTTTGGGAAATTATGTCGGATGGCATGGAAAAGTTCAGATACATGGAGAAAAGATTTGCATGGGAGCAAGCATGCTGGTGGAGCAGATATTCAAAGTGGTAAGGTTGGAGTGGATAAAGAGTTAGTTGAGGGTCTCTCTGAGCAAAGTGTTAGATGCAAAGATCTGCAGGGTCATCTTGACTGTATTACGGGTTTCGCCATTGGAG GAGGATTTCTCTTTAGCTCCTCTTTTGATAAAACGGTCCAGGTGTGGTCTTTGCAG GATTTCTCTCATATACACTCATTTAGGGGTCATGAACACAAGGTCACGGCTGTAATCTATGCTGATGGGGAACAACAATTATGTGTCAGTGCTGATAGTGGAAGTGGCATTTGTGTCT AAAATACATTCCCCTATGATGGAAGAGCCATTAAAAAATGGTATGAGCAAAAGGATTGGCGGTACAGTGGTATACATGCATTGGCCTACTCAAGAAATGGGTACCTCTATACTGGAAGTGGAGACAAATTGATAAAAGCATGGTCATTGCAG GATTGCACCCTTTCATGCAGCATGGATGGTCATAAATCTGTAGTTTCCACAATGGTTGCATTCGATGGGGTCCTTTACAGTGGCAGTTGGGATGGAACTGTCAGATTATGGTGCCTTAGTGATCATAGTCCCCTGGCAGTATTGGGGGAAGATATACCTGGAAGTATGTCACCAGTCCTATCTATTACAGGGGAGAGGCATTTTCTGGTTGCAGTTCATGAAAATGGAAGTATAAAG GTCTGGAAAAATGATGTGTTCATAAAATCTGCAAAAGTGCATAATAGTGCTATTTTTGCAGTAAGCTTAGAAGGCAAATGGCTGATAACTGGAGGCCGGGAAAAAACCATCAATATACTG GAATTATCAGATGATGAGCTTCAGGTAGACATAAGACCAGTTGGTTCAATACCTTGTGGTTCTGTTGTAACGGCTCTCTTAAGCTGGCAGGGAAAAATTTTTGCCGGATGTGCTAATAGGTCTGCGAAG GAGAATAATGGACGTGTCGCGAGGACGTGGAGGGATTTCGCGAGCTTGAATTACTGGGTTGTGCGGGATTATTTTCGGCTCGTGGAGGCGGTCAATTATCTCGAGCCACAGATGCAGAGGCTGACTGATGATCAG TTGGCTGCGAAGACACTGGAATTTAGACGAAGGCTGGGGCAGGGCGAAACACTGGCTGATATTCAAAGTG AGGCATTTGCCGTGGTACGCGAAGCTGCAAAGAGAAAGCTTGGAATGCGCCACTTTGATGTACAG ATTATTGGTGGCGCTGTGCTTCATGACGGATCCATTGCGGAGATGAAAACAGGGGAAGGAAAGACATTGGTATCTACTCTGGCAGCATATCTCAATGCTTTGACTGGTGAAGGAGTACATG TGGTAACGGTGAATGATTATCTAGCTCAACGTGATGCTGAGTGGATGGGGCGTGTTCATCGCTTCTTGGGCCTCTCAGTGGGTTTAATACAG AAGGGAATGAAATCAGCGGAAAGGAGACGCAACTACCAATGCGATATAACCTACACTAATAATTCT GAACTTGGCTTTGATTATTTGAGGGATAATCTAGCAGGCAATAGCGAGCACCTTGTTATGAGATG GCCAAAGCCCTTTCATTTTGCGATTGTTGACGAAGTTGATTCCGTTCTTATCGATGAAGGAAGAAATCCTTTATTAATTAGTGGTGAG GCTAGTGAAGATGCAGCACGCTATCCTGTTGCTGCAAAGGTGGCTGACTTGCTCATGCAGGGGGTT CACTACAAAGTGGAGCTTAAAGATAACTCTGTGGAGTTGACCGAGGAAGGGATAGAGCTTGCGGAGTTGGCTCTTGAAACAAATGACTTATGGGATGAAAGGGATCCCTGGGCTAG atttgtGATGAATGCTTTAAAGGCCAAAGAATTCTACCGACGGGATGTCCAATACATAGTTAGAAATGGAAAGGCTTTGATTATCAATGAG CTGACAGGGAGAgttgaagaaaagaggagatggTCTGAAGGGATACACCAGGCAGTAGAAGCGAAAGAAGGCTTGAAGATTCAG GCTGATTCAGTTGTTGTGGCACAAATCACGTACCAATCATTGTTTAAGCTCTATCCTAAGCTTTCTGGAATGACTGGGACTGCAAAAACTGAA GAGAAAGAGTTCCTGAAAATGTTCCATACGCCAGTCGTAGAAGTTCCGACAAATCTACCAAATATCCGCAAAGATTTACCCATCCAAGCTTTTGCT ACTGCTCGTGGAAAGTGGCAATATGCTCGTGAAGAAGTTGAGTACATGTTTAGACAAGGACGCCCTGTTTTGGTGGGCACGACCAG TGTAAAGAACTCTGAGCATTTGTCTGATCTGCTGAAGGAATGGAAGATTCCTCACAATGTCTTGAATGCCCGACCTAAG TATGCTGCAAGGGAGGCGGAGATCGTTGCTCAAGCTGGGAGAAAGTATGCTGTTACAATTTCTACAAATATGGCTGGGAGGGGCACGGACATAATCCTTGGAGGAAACCCAAAA ATGTTAGCAAAAGAAATGGTAGAAGACAGTTTACTCTCATTTCTCACCCAAGAAGTATCAGAATTGGAGGCTGACGGAGACATTCTTCCAGAAAAG GTACTTTCAAAAATAAAGGTGGGACCATCATCGTTAGCTCTGCTAGCAAAGACAGCATTAATGG CCAAATATGTTCGCAAGAGTGAGGGCAAATACTGGACGTTAAAGGAGGCCAGATCCATTATCTCAGAATCTGTCGAAATAAGTCAATCAACTGATATAAAGGAATTACACAGGCTTGTCAATGAGCAGGCTGAGATGTACCCACTGGGTCCTACCATAGCAATAGCTTATCTGGAAGTTTTAAAGGATTGTGAAGTACACTGTTTGAATGAAGGAGCTGAAGTTAAAAGGCTCGGGGGGCTTCATGTAATTGGAACTTCCTTGCATGAGTCTCGCAGAATTGACAACCAG CTTCGTGGCAGAGCAGGAAGGCAGGGGGATCCTGGATCAACACGATTTATGGTCAG CTTGCAGGATGAGATGTTTCAAAAGTTCAATTTTGACACGGAGTGGGCTGTTAGGCTGATATCAAAAATTACAAACGATGAGGACATACCCATTGAAGGCGATGCAATTGTAAAACAG CTCTTGGCACTGCAAATAAATGCAGAAAAGTACTTCTTTGGCATAAGAAAGAGCCTGGTCGAATTTGATGAAGTATTAGAG gTACAAAGAAAGCATGTGTATGATCTTCGGCAGCTGATGCTAATGGGTGATAGCGAAAGTTGCTCCCAGCACATATACCA GTACATGCAAGCGGTAGTTGATGAAATAGTAATATCAAATGTTAATCCAGCAAAG cATCCAAGCACCTGGAGCTTGAATAAGCTGTTGGAAGAGTTGTTTTCCATTTCTGGGAAGTTATTGGATG GCTTATTTTCAGGAATCACTGAGGAGGCTTTACTAGAGCCACTTACTCATCTTGATGACATAAACTCTGTAGATATTAGCAACTTTAACCTTCCAAACTTGCCAAAACCTCCAAATACTTTTAGAGGAATTCACATGAAGAGCGCTTCATTGAAACGTTGGCTTGTCATATGCTCTGATGATATGGCCAA GAATGGAAGGTATCGGTCTGCCATTTGTTTACTTAGGAAGTACCTTGGAGATCTCTTGATTGCTTCATACTTGGATGCCGTACAAGAGTCAGGATATGATTATGCTTATGTCAAGGAAATTGAG AGAGCAGTTCTTGTGAAGACCCTAGATTGCTTCTGGAGAGACCATCTTGTGAACATGAACCGGCTCAGTTCTGCG